A genome region from Anopheles stephensi strain Indian chromosome 2, UCI_ANSTEP_V1.0, whole genome shotgun sequence includes the following:
- the LOC118503054 gene encoding sodium-independent sulfate anion transporter-like isoform X1 translates to MANDDSPEPATSSTFSLTIPRINIRRTSSDTQLDKVQIKSASVYNIHGLSGSQHSLSVPPIHKDVVGYRGSNEFILTDDKQSTMDQIKSIGPWFRRKCKNVCRRKILYKRVPVLNWLPKYNMDDAVGDLVAGITVGLTVIPQALAYSSIAGLPAAYGLYGSFVGCFVYILLGSCKDVPMGPTAIASLLTFQATDGVWQRAVLLCFLTGLIELLMGLFGLGFLIDFVSGPVSSGFTSAVSLIILSSQVKDLLGIVAKGNTFIEQWSSIIDDIHNTQIGDALMGFICIVVLLLMRLLPRIKVGPPDACDQSIVQRIINKSLWLIGTARNAIIVVVCGGIGAAFYENGKQPFRMIGEVPSGLPSVQAPPFSVPEMKDANGTIIQEYESFGDLLQGLGSMLIVIPLIALLENIAICKAFADGKPVDATQELIAIGVSNIANSFVQGYPGTGALSRGAVNNASGVRTPFGGLYTGLLVILALLFFTPYFFYIPRAALAAIIIAAVIFMIEVRVVKPMWRSKKTDLIPGIATFIACLALPLEYGILVGIGLNILFILYHAARPKIHMDQAITPCGVKYLMLTPDRCLIFPSVDYVRNLINKHGLKSQIPVVIDCTHIYGADFTAAQVIDTLIKDFKSRNQLLLFLNLKPSVGNVFEGADLEYRVFYDFEQLDKAIRECRRKSIPA, encoded by the exons ACGAACGTCCAGTGACACCCAGCTGGATAAGGTCCAGATCAAGTCGGCCTCGGTCTACAACATTCACGGTTTGAGCGGCTCACAACACTCGCTCAGTGTGCCTCCTATTCACAAGGATGTAGTTGGTTATCGTGGTAGCAACGAGTTCATCT TAACGGACGATAAACAGTCAACGATGGATCAGATCAAATCCATTGGACCTTGGTTCCGGCGCAAGTGCAAGAACGTTTGCCGGCGCAAGATCCTCTACAAACGAGTTCCGGTGCTTAACTGGCTGCCCAAGTACAACATGGACGACGCGGTGGGTGATCTCGTCGCGGGTATTACCGTTGGCCTCACTGTCATTCCTCAGGCCCTCGCTTACAGCAGCATTGCCGGTTTACCTGCAGCG TACGGTCTTTATGGATCCTTCGTCGGTTGCTTCGTATACATCTTGCTCGGATCGTGCAAGGACGTCCCCATGGGACCCACGGCAATCGCATCCCTCTTAACCTTCCAGGCTACGGATGGGGTATGGCAGCGGGCCGTACTACTGTGCTTCTTGACCGGACTTATCGAGCTGCTGATGGGACTTTTCGGACTTGGCTTCCTCATCGATTTTGTGTCCGGTCCCGTGAGCTCCGGGTTTACTTCTGCCGTTTCGCTGATCATCCTTAGCTCTCAGGTGAAAGATTTGCTAGGAATCGTCGCCAAGGGCAACACCTTCATCGAGCAATGGTCGTCCATTATCGATGACATACACAACACCCAGATCGGAGATGCTCTGATGGGTTTCATCTGTattgtggtgctgctgctgatgcgaCTTCTGCCACGCATTAAGGTCGGACCTCCGGATGCTTGTGACCAGTCGATCGTGCAGAGGATCATCAACAAGTCGCTGTGGCTTATCGGAACGGCACGCAATGCTATTATTGTGGTTGTATGTGGAGGTATCGGTGCAGCATTCTACGAGAATGGAAAGCAACCATTCCGCATGATTGGCGAGGTACCGAGTGGTCTGCCGAGTGTACAGGCACCGCCATTCTCCGTACCGGAGATGAAGGATGCTAATGGAACGATCATACAGGAGTACGAGAGCTTTGGGGATTTGCTGCAAGGACTTGGGTCAATGCTAATCGTTATCCCGTTGATTGCGCTCCTAGAAAATATTGCCATCTGCAAGGCTTTCG CCGATGGAAAGCCTGTCGATGCTACCCAGGAACTCATCGCTATCGGTGTGTCAAACATTGCGAACTCCTTCGTTCAAGGATATCCTGGCACGGGAGCGCTTTCGCGTGGTGCAGTCAACAATGCTAGTGGAGTACGCACACCGTTCGGTGGACTTTACACCGGCTTGCTCGTCATCCTGGCCCTGCTCTTCTTCACACCCTACTTCTTCTACATCCCTCGTGCAGCCCTTGCAGCTATCATTATTGCAGCTGTTATCTTCATGATCGAGGTGCGTGTCGTGAAGCCGATGTGGAGAAGTAAGAAAACGGATCTAATCCCAGGAATTGCCACCTTCATCGCCTGTCTTGCCCTACCCCTCGAGTACGGTATTCTGGTCGGTATTGGGTTGAACATACTGTTCATCCTATACCACGCTGCACGGCCAAAGATTCACATGGACCAAGCCATCACACCGTGTGGGGTGAAGTATCTTATGCTAACACCTGATCGCTGCCTCATCTTCCCCTCGGTGGACTACGTCCGCAATCTGATCAACAAGCACGGTCTCAAGAGCCAGATTCCGGTCGTTATCGATTGTACGCACATATACGGTGCAGATTTCACAGCGGCCCAAGTCATCGATACGCTCATCAAAGACTTTAAGAGTCGAAACCAACTGCTACTCTTCCTGAACCTTAAACCCTCGGTTGGTAATGTGTTCGAGGGAGCCGATCTCGAGTATCGCGTGTTCTACGACTTTGAGCAGCTGGACAAAGCGATTCGTGAGTGTCGTCGAAAGAGTATCCCGGCTTGA
- the LOC118503054 gene encoding sodium-independent sulfate anion transporter-like isoform X2: MSRTSSDTQLDKVQIKSASVYNIHGLSGSQHSLSVPPIHKDVVGYRGSNEFILTDDKQSTMDQIKSIGPWFRRKCKNVCRRKILYKRVPVLNWLPKYNMDDAVGDLVAGITVGLTVIPQALAYSSIAGLPAAYGLYGSFVGCFVYILLGSCKDVPMGPTAIASLLTFQATDGVWQRAVLLCFLTGLIELLMGLFGLGFLIDFVSGPVSSGFTSAVSLIILSSQVKDLLGIVAKGNTFIEQWSSIIDDIHNTQIGDALMGFICIVVLLLMRLLPRIKVGPPDACDQSIVQRIINKSLWLIGTARNAIIVVVCGGIGAAFYENGKQPFRMIGEVPSGLPSVQAPPFSVPEMKDANGTIIQEYESFGDLLQGLGSMLIVIPLIALLENIAICKAFADGKPVDATQELIAIGVSNIANSFVQGYPGTGALSRGAVNNASGVRTPFGGLYTGLLVILALLFFTPYFFYIPRAALAAIIIAAVIFMIEVRVVKPMWRSKKTDLIPGIATFIACLALPLEYGILVGIGLNILFILYHAARPKIHMDQAITPCGVKYLMLTPDRCLIFPSVDYVRNLINKHGLKSQIPVVIDCTHIYGADFTAAQVIDTLIKDFKSRNQLLLFLNLKPSVGNVFEGADLEYRVFYDFEQLDKAIRECRRKSIPA, translated from the exons ACGAACGTCCAGTGACACCCAGCTGGATAAGGTCCAGATCAAGTCGGCCTCGGTCTACAACATTCACGGTTTGAGCGGCTCACAACACTCGCTCAGTGTGCCTCCTATTCACAAGGATGTAGTTGGTTATCGTGGTAGCAACGAGTTCATCT TAACGGACGATAAACAGTCAACGATGGATCAGATCAAATCCATTGGACCTTGGTTCCGGCGCAAGTGCAAGAACGTTTGCCGGCGCAAGATCCTCTACAAACGAGTTCCGGTGCTTAACTGGCTGCCCAAGTACAACATGGACGACGCGGTGGGTGATCTCGTCGCGGGTATTACCGTTGGCCTCACTGTCATTCCTCAGGCCCTCGCTTACAGCAGCATTGCCGGTTTACCTGCAGCG TACGGTCTTTATGGATCCTTCGTCGGTTGCTTCGTATACATCTTGCTCGGATCGTGCAAGGACGTCCCCATGGGACCCACGGCAATCGCATCCCTCTTAACCTTCCAGGCTACGGATGGGGTATGGCAGCGGGCCGTACTACTGTGCTTCTTGACCGGACTTATCGAGCTGCTGATGGGACTTTTCGGACTTGGCTTCCTCATCGATTTTGTGTCCGGTCCCGTGAGCTCCGGGTTTACTTCTGCCGTTTCGCTGATCATCCTTAGCTCTCAGGTGAAAGATTTGCTAGGAATCGTCGCCAAGGGCAACACCTTCATCGAGCAATGGTCGTCCATTATCGATGACATACACAACACCCAGATCGGAGATGCTCTGATGGGTTTCATCTGTattgtggtgctgctgctgatgcgaCTTCTGCCACGCATTAAGGTCGGACCTCCGGATGCTTGTGACCAGTCGATCGTGCAGAGGATCATCAACAAGTCGCTGTGGCTTATCGGAACGGCACGCAATGCTATTATTGTGGTTGTATGTGGAGGTATCGGTGCAGCATTCTACGAGAATGGAAAGCAACCATTCCGCATGATTGGCGAGGTACCGAGTGGTCTGCCGAGTGTACAGGCACCGCCATTCTCCGTACCGGAGATGAAGGATGCTAATGGAACGATCATACAGGAGTACGAGAGCTTTGGGGATTTGCTGCAAGGACTTGGGTCAATGCTAATCGTTATCCCGTTGATTGCGCTCCTAGAAAATATTGCCATCTGCAAGGCTTTCG CCGATGGAAAGCCTGTCGATGCTACCCAGGAACTCATCGCTATCGGTGTGTCAAACATTGCGAACTCCTTCGTTCAAGGATATCCTGGCACGGGAGCGCTTTCGCGTGGTGCAGTCAACAATGCTAGTGGAGTACGCACACCGTTCGGTGGACTTTACACCGGCTTGCTCGTCATCCTGGCCCTGCTCTTCTTCACACCCTACTTCTTCTACATCCCTCGTGCAGCCCTTGCAGCTATCATTATTGCAGCTGTTATCTTCATGATCGAGGTGCGTGTCGTGAAGCCGATGTGGAGAAGTAAGAAAACGGATCTAATCCCAGGAATTGCCACCTTCATCGCCTGTCTTGCCCTACCCCTCGAGTACGGTATTCTGGTCGGTATTGGGTTGAACATACTGTTCATCCTATACCACGCTGCACGGCCAAAGATTCACATGGACCAAGCCATCACACCGTGTGGGGTGAAGTATCTTATGCTAACACCTGATCGCTGCCTCATCTTCCCCTCGGTGGACTACGTCCGCAATCTGATCAACAAGCACGGTCTCAAGAGCCAGATTCCGGTCGTTATCGATTGTACGCACATATACGGTGCAGATTTCACAGCGGCCCAAGTCATCGATACGCTCATCAAAGACTTTAAGAGTCGAAACCAACTGCTACTCTTCCTGAACCTTAAACCCTCGGTTGGTAATGTGTTCGAGGGAGCCGATCTCGAGTATCGCGTGTTCTACGACTTTGAGCAGCTGGACAAAGCGATTCGTGAGTGTCGTCGAAAGAGTATCCCGGCTTGA
- the LOC118503057 gene encoding putative N(4)-(beta-N-acetylglucosaminyl)-L-asparaginase GA14866 yields MLRLRIVLLSFVSVLSFLGPVSGGLPLVATTWGFTNATLRAYQSLTVGEFDPIEALVEGCSVCEREQCDGTVGYGGSPDENGETTLDAMLMDGKTMDIGAVAALRDVKHAAEVAKYVLRNTKHTLLVGSQATEFAVMMGFKKESLQTEASKSMWSAWQKDHCQPNFWKNVIPSPSMSCGPYEPVSANSIVRTSSSSSENLSDRSDYDFGQYNHDTISMIVINEEKHVVAGTSTNGARHKIPGRVGDSPIPGAGAYADAEVGAAVATGDGDVMMRFLPSLLAVEAMRSGLSPAEAGQKAMERIAKYYPSFVGGIVVVAKEGQYGAACHGMEQFPYSIADGAVANGEVRVLTVKCQTN; encoded by the exons ATGCTGCGTTTGCGGATTGTTTTGTTAAGTTTTGTGAGTGTTTTATCGTTTTTGGGGCCGGTTAGTGGAGGATTACCACTGGTGGCCACTACTTGGGGCTTCACAAATGCCACTCTGAGAG CGTACCAATCGCTAACAGTTGGTGAGTTTGATCCGATTGAAGCGCTAGTTGAAGGATGCAGTGTTTGCGAACGGGAGCAGTGCGATGGAACGGTCGGGTACGGTGGCAGTCCGGATGAGAATGGGGAAACAACGCTGGACGCGATGCTGATGGATGGTAAGACGATGGATATCGGTGCGGTAGCGGCATTGCGCGATGTGAAGCATGCGGCCGAGGTGGCAAAGTATGTGTTACGGAACACCAAGCATACGCTGCTGGTTGGCAGCCAGGCTACGGAGTTTGCTGTTATGATGGGGTTCAAGAAGGAGTCACTGCAAACAGAAGCATCTAAGAGTATGTGGAGCGCATGGCAAAAAGATCACTGTCAGCCGAACTTTTGGAAG AATGTGATTCCCTCTCCATCGATGTCTTGCGGTCCATATGAACCAGTGTCAGCCAACTCCATCGTCCGTACTTCATCCTCTTCCTCAGAGAATCTCTCCGATCGGTCAGATTATGACTTTGGCCAGTACAACCACGACACCATTAGTATGATCGTGATCAACGAAGAAAAGCACGTGGTGGCAGGTACATCCACGAATGGAGCTCGTCATAAGATCCCCGGTCGTGTTGGAGACTCCCCAATTCCTGGAGCGGGAGCATACGCTGACGCGGAAGTAGGTGCCGCAGTGGCCACAGGAGACGGTGATGTCATGATGCGCTTTTTACCTTCCCTGCTAGCTGTGGAAGCGATGCGTAGTGGCCTAAGCCCAGCCGAGGCAGGTCAGAAGGCCATGGAAAGGATTGCCAAATATTATCCTTCCTTCGTAGGTGGAATTGTGGTTGTGGCAAAGGAAGGCCAGTATGGAGCTGCTTGTCACGGTATGGAACAGTTTCCGTACTCGATAGCTGATGGTGCCGTGGCGAATGGTGAAGTGCGTGTGCTGACTGTTAAATGTCAAACAAATTAG